From a region of the Xanthomonas rydalmerensis genome:
- a CDS encoding LysR family transcriptional regulator, which yields MSWDDVRYFLAVLRDGSLSSAARTLRVQHSTVARRIDALEATLGLRLFDRLPRGWLPTAEALQLAEHGRRLEAEAHAFGRAAQGATTLEGVVRVSASPVFASHFLAPRLARAQRAWPALRIDLLGEAQAANLYARDADLAVRLSRPQAPGLVARRIGSMRFALCASPEWARAAPASWSFVGYDDALAHTPQQQWLQRFAGGRRFAFVANDLAAQLHACVAGAGVALLPRFLLEATAASAGGALVELPEAPRCDVEREIWLVVHPDVRRAPRVQRVAEAIADAVQAADGRL from the coding sequence ATGAGCTGGGACGATGTCCGCTACTTCCTGGCCGTCCTGCGCGACGGCAGCCTGTCCTCGGCGGCGCGGACCTTGCGGGTCCAGCACTCGACGGTGGCGCGGCGCATCGACGCGCTGGAGGCGACACTGGGCCTGCGCCTGTTCGACCGCCTGCCGCGCGGCTGGCTGCCGACCGCCGAAGCGCTGCAGTTGGCCGAGCACGGCAGGCGTCTGGAAGCGGAGGCGCATGCCTTCGGCCGTGCCGCGCAGGGCGCCACGACGTTGGAAGGCGTCGTGCGGGTCTCGGCCTCGCCGGTGTTCGCCAGCCACTTCCTGGCGCCGCGCCTGGCCCGCGCCCAGCGTGCCTGGCCGGCGCTGCGCATCGATCTGCTGGGCGAGGCGCAGGCGGCCAACCTGTACGCGCGCGATGCCGATCTGGCGGTGCGGCTGTCGCGGCCGCAGGCGCCGGGACTGGTGGCGCGGCGCATCGGCAGCATGCGCTTCGCGTTGTGCGCGAGCCCGGAGTGGGCCCGCGCGGCGCCTGCCAGCTGGTCATTTGTCGGCTATGACGATGCGCTTGCGCACACTCCGCAGCAGCAATGGCTGCAGCGCTTCGCGGGCGGGCGCCGGTTCGCTTTCGTCGCCAACGATCTGGCCGCGCAACTGCATGCCTGCGTGGCCGGGGCCGGCGTGGCGCTGCTGCCGCGGTTCCTGCTGGAGGCGACCGCGGCGAGCGCCGGCGGGGCGCTGGTCGAACTGCCCGAGGCGCCACGCTGCGACGTGGAGCGTGAGATCTGGCTGGTCGTGCATCCGGACGTGCGTCGTGCGCCGCGCGTGCAGCGGGTCGCCGAGGCCATCGCCGACGCGGTGCAGGCGGCGGACGGGCGGCTTTAG
- a CDS encoding DapH/DapD/GlmU-related protein encodes MSSDKYVIGSGARLRWALAAWAEAAPDCVLHPVDVAQGKDYRFDLDALQALADTGATAFVAWDAQFLNFRRQELMGELKARGFKMPPLLCRGAQVAASARVGENCAIGVGAIVDAHCDIGFNTWIGAAAVLESAVKVGASAWIEAGVTIGAEAQVGAQATLGRQVDIGPGVRIGKRCQVEVPGRYRSDIATGTHHLSGFRSPVLILNG; translated from the coding sequence ATGTCCTCTGACAAGTACGTGATCGGCAGCGGTGCACGGCTGCGCTGGGCGCTCGCCGCCTGGGCCGAGGCGGCGCCGGACTGCGTGCTGCACCCGGTGGACGTGGCACAGGGCAAGGACTACCGCTTCGATCTGGATGCGCTGCAGGCGCTGGCCGACACCGGCGCCACTGCCTTCGTCGCCTGGGACGCGCAGTTCCTCAACTTCCGCCGCCAGGAGCTGATGGGCGAACTCAAGGCGCGCGGCTTCAAGATGCCGCCGCTGCTCTGCCGCGGCGCGCAGGTCGCCGCCAGCGCGCGCGTCGGCGAGAACTGCGCGATCGGCGTCGGCGCCATCGTCGATGCGCACTGCGACATCGGCTTCAACACCTGGATCGGCGCGGCGGCGGTGCTGGAATCGGCGGTCAAGGTCGGCGCCTCGGCGTGGATCGAGGCCGGCGTGACGATCGGCGCGGAAGCGCAGGTCGGCGCCCAGGCCACGCTCGGCCGGCAGGTGGACATCGGCCCGGGCGTGCGCATCGGCAAACGCTGCCAGGTCGAAGTCCCCGGCCGCTACCGCAGCGACATCGCCACCGGCACTCACCATCTCAGCGGGTTCCGCAGCCCGGTGCTGATCCTCAACGGTTGA
- a CDS encoding SPFH domain-containing protein, protein MKEQPRSSLPGIPMIVGLVLVFVAGAGAIIATGVLQPLSMPWTLLVAIPVLAVALFLVVGLYSLEPNQAAVLSLFGRYVGTVKDPGLRWNNPFFSKRKVSQRVRNFESGRLKVNELDGSPIEIAAVIVWQVMDASEAVYNVDDYESFVHIQSEAALRAMATSYPYDQHEDGQISLRSHPNEISEQLKRHLDERLTQAGVDVIEARISHLAYAPEIAQAMLQRQQANAVIAARTRIVAGAVGMVEMALAELQKNGVVELDEERKAHMVSNLLTVLCSDRGTQPIVNAGSLY, encoded by the coding sequence ATGAAAGAGCAGCCCCGTTCCTCCCTGCCCGGCATTCCGATGATCGTGGGCCTGGTCCTGGTGTTCGTGGCGGGCGCCGGGGCGATCATCGCCACCGGCGTGCTGCAGCCGTTGTCGATGCCGTGGACCCTGCTGGTCGCGATCCCGGTGCTGGCCGTCGCGCTGTTCCTGGTGGTCGGCCTGTATTCGCTGGAACCGAACCAGGCGGCGGTACTGAGCCTGTTCGGCCGCTATGTGGGCACGGTCAAGGACCCGGGCCTGCGCTGGAACAACCCTTTCTTCAGCAAGCGCAAGGTCAGCCAGCGCGTGCGCAACTTCGAGAGCGGCCGGCTCAAGGTCAACGAACTGGACGGCAGCCCGATCGAGATCGCCGCGGTGATCGTGTGGCAGGTGATGGATGCGTCCGAGGCGGTCTACAACGTCGACGACTACGAGAGCTTCGTGCACATCCAGTCCGAGGCGGCGCTGCGTGCGATGGCCACCAGCTATCCCTACGACCAGCACGAGGACGGGCAGATCTCGCTGCGCAGCCATCCCAACGAGATCAGCGAACAGCTCAAGCGTCACCTCGACGAACGCCTGACCCAGGCCGGCGTGGACGTGATCGAGGCGCGCATCAGCCACCTCGCCTACGCCCCGGAAATCGCCCAGGCGATGCTGCAGCGGCAGCAGGCCAACGCGGTGATCGCCGCGCGCACGCGCATCGTCGCCGGCGCGGTGGGCATGGTCGAGATGGCCCTGGCCGAACTGCAGAAGAACGGTGTGGTCGAGCTGGACGAGGAGCGCAAGGCGCACATGGTCAGCAACCTGCTGACCGTGCTGTGCTCGGACCGCGGCACCCAGCCGATCGTCAACGCCGGCTCGCTGTACTGA
- a CDS encoding DUF4177 domain-containing protein, which translates to MSKRWEYLTVEAKTNLMLGLKLDELQADLNKHGKLGWELVSVLTLPGTKPLLMFKREA; encoded by the coding sequence ATGAGCAAGCGCTGGGAATACCTCACCGTCGAGGCCAAGACCAACCTGATGCTGGGCCTGAAACTGGACGAGCTGCAGGCCGACCTGAACAAGCACGGCAAGCTCGGCTGGGAACTGGTCAGCGTGCTCACGCTGCCAGGCACCAAGCCGCTGCTGATGTTCAAGCGGGAGGCCTGA
- a CDS encoding aromatic ring-hydroxylating dioxygenase subunit alpha, with translation MQSLMPAEAYIDEAWFARERTQLMLPLWQFVAPRMLLDKPNAFVRRSICGVDVVVQNIDGELRAFDNLCLHRQNPLQQQPQGVRPLVCSYHGWRYGADGSVENIPFQDDAYRLAPEARACLRLRRFAVACLGKLVFVNLSAEPMPLETQFSLEALEMLRAASEQFDDEVLVATFEADFNWKLAYENLRDALHPRFVHARTLAQQVKFQVQMDDAGIAEARRYHAEGSASREAHLARLRAFSSGGLNEPLVAMAHYPWHAHVDRFGNDDWYLNWLLYPNLHIASGSGGYSFIIEHHQPVSAQRTDLLVYYVTARKKHRYPGSDAVLLGHLHGAEKVLREDIEIMEQVQSGLRAGAPRAVLGDYEHANMQIERWYMDVMEGRHVL, from the coding sequence ATGCAGTCGCTGATGCCGGCCGAGGCCTACATCGACGAGGCCTGGTTCGCCCGCGAGCGCACGCAGCTGATGCTGCCGCTGTGGCAGTTCGTGGCGCCGCGCATGCTGCTGGACAAGCCCAACGCCTTCGTGCGCCGCTCGATCTGCGGCGTGGACGTGGTGGTGCAGAACATCGACGGCGAACTGCGTGCCTTCGACAACCTGTGCCTGCACCGGCAGAACCCGCTGCAGCAGCAACCGCAAGGCGTGCGCCCGCTGGTCTGCAGCTACCACGGCTGGCGCTACGGCGCCGACGGCAGCGTGGAGAACATTCCCTTCCAGGACGATGCCTACCGCCTGGCTCCGGAGGCACGCGCCTGCCTGCGGCTGCGCCGCTTCGCCGTGGCCTGCCTCGGCAAGCTGGTGTTCGTGAACCTGTCGGCCGAGCCGATGCCGCTGGAGACGCAGTTCTCGCTGGAAGCGTTGGAGATGCTGCGCGCCGCCTCCGAGCAGTTCGACGACGAAGTGCTGGTGGCGACCTTCGAGGCCGACTTCAACTGGAAGCTGGCCTACGAAAACCTGCGCGATGCGCTGCACCCGCGTTTCGTGCATGCACGCACCCTGGCGCAGCAGGTGAAGTTCCAGGTGCAGATGGACGACGCCGGCATTGCCGAGGCACGCCGTTATCACGCCGAGGGCAGCGCGTCGCGCGAGGCGCATCTGGCGCGCCTGCGCGCGTTCAGCAGCGGTGGCCTCAACGAGCCGTTGGTGGCGATGGCGCACTACCCCTGGCACGCCCACGTCGACCGCTTCGGCAACGACGACTGGTATCTGAACTGGCTGCTGTACCCGAACCTGCACATCGCCTCGGGCTCGGGCGGCTATTCCTTCATCATCGAGCACCACCAGCCGGTGTCGGCGCAGCGCACCGACCTGCTGGTCTACTACGTCACCGCGCGCAAGAAGCATCGCTATCCGGGTTCGGACGCGGTGCTGCTGGGGCACCTGCATGGCGCCGAGAAGGTGCTGCGCGAGGACATCGAGATCATGGAACAGGTGCAGTCGGGACTGCGCGCCGGCGCCCCGCGCGCGGTGCTGGGCGATTACGAGCACGCCAACATGCAGATCGAACGCTGGTACATGGACGTCATGGAGGGCCGCCATGTCCTCTGA
- a CDS encoding Arc family DNA binding domain-containing protein, whose amino-acid sequence MSEKKAYPLRINADVLAAAQRWADDELRSLNAQIEYVLRDALRKAGRLPKPGDDKERGS is encoded by the coding sequence ATGAGCGAGAAGAAGGCCTATCCGCTGCGCATCAACGCCGACGTGCTGGCGGCGGCGCAGCGCTGGGCCGACGACGAGCTGCGCAGTCTCAACGCGCAGATCGAATACGTGCTGCGCGACGCGCTGCGCAAGGCGGGCCGGCTGCCCAAGCCCGGCGACGACAAGGAACGCGGATCATGA
- a CDS encoding quinone oxidoreductase — protein sequence MSPSRTALRIGIDRYGDADVLRRLDAPVAAPGPGEVRVRQTAIGVNFVDIYFRSGAHALPHLPEALGIEAAGVVDAVGPDVRTLTPGQRVAYAGLPNGSYASLRTLPAARVLPLPDALSDEVAAAGLLKGITVHMLLHRVRQVAAGDTLLVHAAAGGLGLLATQWARALGARVIGTVGSAAKAELARRHGAEAVVEYRQEDFVAAARAFGGGDGVDYAIDGIGGEVLTRTLGAVRPFGLVASIGQVAAVGARHCVDLDDLGPARSIALARPSVLGFIARDLDGYRAAAQATLQRLADGLRVEIGARLPLERAADAHRLLESRASTGAIVLLP from the coding sequence ATGTCCCCTTCCCGTACTGCCCTGCGCATCGGCATCGACCGCTATGGCGATGCCGACGTGCTGCGCCGACTCGATGCGCCGGTCGCCGCGCCCGGCCCTGGCGAGGTCCGCGTCCGCCAGACCGCCATCGGCGTGAACTTCGTCGACATCTATTTCCGCAGCGGCGCGCATGCCTTGCCGCACCTGCCGGAAGCGCTCGGCATCGAGGCGGCCGGAGTGGTCGACGCGGTGGGTCCCGACGTGCGCACGCTGACGCCCGGCCAACGGGTCGCCTATGCGGGCCTGCCCAATGGCAGCTACGCCAGCCTGCGCACGCTGCCGGCCGCGCGCGTGCTGCCCCTCCCCGACGCGCTGAGCGACGAGGTGGCCGCTGCCGGGCTATTGAAAGGCATCACCGTGCACATGCTGCTGCATCGCGTTCGCCAGGTCGCGGCCGGCGACACATTACTGGTGCACGCCGCGGCCGGCGGGCTCGGCCTGCTGGCGACGCAGTGGGCGCGCGCACTCGGCGCACGCGTGATCGGCACGGTCGGCTCTGCCGCCAAGGCCGAGCTGGCCCGCCGCCATGGCGCCGAGGCGGTGGTGGAGTACCGGCAGGAGGATTTCGTCGCCGCCGCGCGCGCGTTCGGCGGTGGCGACGGCGTCGACTACGCCATCGACGGCATCGGCGGCGAGGTCCTGACCCGCACGCTCGGCGCCGTGCGCCCGTTCGGCCTGGTCGCGAGCATCGGCCAGGTCGCCGCGGTCGGCGCACGGCATTGCGTGGACCTCGACGACCTCGGCCCGGCGCGCTCGATCGCGCTGGCGCGGCCGAGCGTGCTGGGCTTCATCGCCCGCGACCTGGACGGCTATCGCGCGGCGGCGCAGGCCACGCTGCAACGGCTGGCGGACGGGCTGCGGGTCGAGATCGGCGCGCGGCTGCCGCTGGAACGCGCGGCCGATGCGCACCGATTGCTGGAATCGCGCGCGAGCACGGGTGCCATCGTGTTGCTGCCGTAG
- the purT gene encoding formate-dependent phosphoribosylglycinamide formyltransferase — translation MVTLGTPLSASATRVLLLGSGELGKEVAIELQRFGVEVIAVDRYADAPAMQVAHRSHVVDMLDAMALRELIAREQPHLIVPEIEAIHTETLVALERDLGQRVIPTARAARLTMDREGIRRLAAETLGLPTSPYRFVDTPEQYREAIAAVGLPCVVKPVMSSSGKGQSTLRSASDINAAWEYAQTGGRAGAGRCIVEGFIDFDYEITLLTVRHAGGTAFCDPIGHWQKDGDYRESWQPQPMSALALQRAQDIARAVTDDLGGWGLFGVELFVKGDEVWFSEVSPRPHDTGLVTLVSQELSEFALHARAILGLPIPAIRQSGPSASCALLAHGEGVPRFGNVGAALQAPDTALRLFGKPSVHGHRRVGVTLARGADIEQARQTARDAAAALTIDLDA, via the coding sequence ATGGTCACTCTGGGAACCCCGCTGTCCGCTTCCGCCACCCGTGTGCTGCTGCTCGGCTCCGGCGAACTGGGCAAGGAAGTGGCGATCGAACTGCAGCGCTTCGGCGTGGAGGTGATCGCGGTGGACCGCTATGCCGACGCGCCGGCGATGCAGGTCGCGCACCGCAGCCACGTGGTCGACATGCTCGATGCGATGGCGCTGCGGGAGTTGATCGCGCGCGAGCAGCCGCACCTGATCGTGCCGGAGATCGAGGCGATCCATACCGAAACGCTGGTGGCGCTGGAGCGCGACCTCGGCCAGCGGGTGATTCCCACCGCGCGCGCGGCGCGGCTGACCATGGACCGCGAAGGCATCCGCCGCCTGGCCGCCGAGACCCTGGGCCTGCCGACCTCGCCGTACCGTTTCGTCGACACGCCCGAGCAGTACCGCGAGGCGATCGCCGCGGTCGGTTTGCCGTGCGTGGTCAAGCCGGTGATGTCGTCCTCCGGCAAGGGCCAGAGCACGCTGCGCAGCGCCTCCGACATCAACGCGGCCTGGGAATACGCGCAGACCGGCGGCCGCGCCGGCGCCGGCCGCTGCATCGTCGAGGGCTTCATCGACTTCGACTACGAGATCACCCTGCTGACCGTGCGCCATGCCGGCGGCACCGCGTTCTGCGATCCGATCGGGCACTGGCAGAAGGATGGCGACTACCGCGAGAGCTGGCAGCCGCAGCCGATGTCGGCGCTGGCGTTGCAGCGCGCGCAGGACATCGCCCGCGCGGTCACCGACGATCTCGGTGGCTGGGGCCTGTTCGGCGTGGAGCTGTTCGTCAAGGGCGACGAGGTGTGGTTCAGCGAGGTGTCGCCGCGGCCGCACGACACCGGCCTGGTCACCCTGGTGTCGCAGGAACTGAGCGAGTTCGCCCTGCATGCGCGCGCGATCCTCGGCCTGCCGATCCCGGCGATCCGCCAGAGCGGCCCGTCGGCCTCGTGCGCGCTGCTGGCGCACGGCGAGGGCGTGCCGCGCTTCGGCAACGTCGGCGCCGCGCTGCAGGCGCCCGACACCGCCCTGCGCCTGTTCGGCAAGCCCAGCGTGCACGGCCACCGCCGCGTCGGCGTGACCCTGGCCCGCGGCGCCGATATCGAGCAGGCGCGCCAGACCGCCCGCGACGCCGCCGCTGCCCTCACCATCGACCTCGACGCCTGA